The Dreissena polymorpha isolate Duluth1 chromosome 2, UMN_Dpol_1.0, whole genome shotgun sequence nucleotide sequence ttctgcaaaaaatattacggcttatgcatagagctctttgttgtgtcaaattgtcggcctttcagtcttcagataatctttaatttgatgcttatgccgcgtttttaaagttgcaaataaatgtattaataaattcgtttggcgcttaataatatatttttgaaatattatttaggtgttttttcggagtttttttgtgtggattaattgactaaacatttggtgtcgttatccatatgttttgcgttacttcaaagacctataaaatacatttttgagtattttttagctttatagctgttaaatgattcacagatgaaaatatagatatatcacatagatcacattctcttcatcttccgaataatcacataaaagatcgtcaagatcaatatcactctctcataataaaaagctcgttttttaacgtgacaaaattccataattaaatataaatccaaaccacaattttttattatctttgatatcagctagaacaagaaaaataaaggaaggcgtatcaaaaatatcatacttaatataatatgttatgattttggaatgtagatttttaccacatgagaccaattacaaacaattagcggtaattaattgcgcgagaatctttaataagtattaattaaaatataaattgcttgatgttgcggctattaaaatcaacacaacaatacatgcgtgaattgtttgtgaaacgttaaaagtaacaagtctaatcaaagacatagtatgagcgactgaaccggcaaattttcgccgatgattaccacttgattacagatataaaaaaaaacaaatacacgaaagcattttaaacattttatttgtaacaatcaatctcaacttcaaacaatcatttaaacaacaaaaatgtgataatcgcctcacattaattcattaagtaatttatttatccgacaacggttaagcgggtattctctacgtttttggcttttggaatcgcagtctcgcaccagtaagcagcagtgtaatggcggacagtcacgtgactgacaatatggcggcggtcaatttatcgattatggtcataatacaccaaatagtttccctatataattcaatgtaaaagcgacaactttgagcgaaaataaatgcaacattttgcacatagagacccccataaccataccttttcttaaaggccattctaagcggaatcgatttatgcaataaaaaagatatgtcatgtacaatgcaagaaagaacttgacacaaatcaaaatcgactgtttttgcaactttttttttcggccgtttcttagtggaatgcaaccttttctagtgcaatggtttactatagtcttcaagtgtatcatatttcagggattcagtagtgaacacctattcatgccctaccattatctccgcaagacaacacctgaataatggtaaaaagtgtaaaacatgccttcctgtcaactatgatatttttttagagagtacagccctacatgaagcgatcatttagtgtattgtaaccttatggaacggtctatatagGATTTTATTCCGCGATTCGACTAACACGCAGTCGAAAAGCCATTATTTCTATCGCATGCAAGTGAAGCCGCTCAAAGAATATTCTTGAACCAAATTACAACGCTGAGTAAATATTTAGAGACTTGATTGGATATTAAACATATCCTCTTAAAATAAAACCCTTCGGCCAGATGCACATTGGATAATTATCCATATCATGAGGTCAAACGAATTTGAGCTTTTGCTTAGCACTCTTTATGACTTATAAAAAACCAACTAACTAAGCAAAAACGTGGATAAAATATACTACTTTAGTATTCATAAAAGTATTTCCAGCTCAAAAGTATGTCATCATGGTAGCCTCCTAGTGTAACGCAGTATTCGAACTTGAGAATGCATTTGCATCAAACTAGTTAACAACGCttatatatagtttaattatttgtCATACCCTATTATTTTTTGTCATTTAGGAACAATAAGACAATTAATAGTTCGATATTTTCCCAGAGTCTTACCCGTTTTGATGCAAGCCACACccgatattattttttatgactaATAACATATCCATGATAATACACAATTTGTGATGCGAATAATTGCAGTACTATTGTTTTATGTAAAGCCCAATTTACGTCTTCTTGTTGGCATGTCAGCTCAGCGCTTCCATGCAAAGGTTCGATGTATTGGCATATCGGTTCGGTTTTAGACATCTATTGGTGCTTCCAACACCAACGATCACTCAGCAACGAGATATTGGAAGTTCTGTGACGCACGCGGCTGGTTCCACTAAGAGCGTTTATAGTAGACATCGTAATGATGTGGTTTTAATCAGAGAAACGTTAGCGAGTGTTCTGCGCTCTTGTTTGCCCTCGATTTCTATTTATCTTTGTTGGAAGTTAAATTACGTTCTTGAAAATAAATTTTCCTCACATGCTGACAAGTTGTGAATGAATGCCGTCGGAAAGGATATTTTTGAGAAGTACAATAGAACCCGCAGTTTGACATTCTTACGAATAAACGCACGAGTGCTTATGTTCAAAGTTAACAATATAACGAAGACTTTATTCATGAAATTAGATGACAAGTGTATAGTTTTGTTAAGTCAAGAATGAgttgatatttatgaaatttgatgacagctttataattttgaattatgCATTCCAATCACACCGTAGAGTCCGTTCTTCACCACGACGCAATGTCGGTGCTACTTCCGTCGTTCGTATACATCAGCGTCCTTATCGTCGCCGGTATTCCCGGAAACGTCATCTCGCTGCTAGTGTACGGCCTCCATCTGACGAAAGTCACGGGCCGCTACGCGCTTATCACTCTTGCAGTCTGCGACATTGTCAATTGCGTACTCAGCATCCCCGTCGAGCTTTACATCATTACCGAGTACTGGACCTTCGCGAACGCCTCCCTCTGTAAGATGAGTCGCTTCATGACATACGCGATGAACAACTCTTCCGGTCTGATATTGCTTATGATCGCCATCGAGCGCTACAGGGCGATTTGTTTGCCGCACAAAACAAAGATTCAAGACTGGTTTATTCAGAAAATGTGCGTCTCTTTGGTTATCGCGGGAACCTTTTTGGCACTTCCGGCGCTGATCATATACGGGATTCAGACTGACGTTGCTCACACTGTCGACGCCGACGACCATATTGAACTTCTTAAGTCTGACGTACATACCCGTTCCCTGGGAAACTTCACAATGACGTCAACAAACGTAGATTACGTCATTACTAAACGGTGTCTTATCGACGACGCTTGGCGCGGCACGGCGTTCGCTTATTCACATTTCGCGTTTGTCTCCATCGCGAGTGTTTTGGTGTTGCTGATACTGATTGTGTTGTACGCTCAAATTGGACGTAAGATTGCGACGCTGCGCGTCCTGAACATTTCGCATTCCGACCAGAAGCAATTACGAATGagcaaaaagaagaaaaaacaagcgacgttaattttgtttttaatcactTTAGCTTTCCAGTTTAGTTTCATTccttttattattataacaaatatacGATTTTTCACGGAACCGGAATGGTATAATAATTTAAGCAACGCCGGGAAAATAGTATATCATATATTCTTGAGGTCATATTATTTCAACTGTGCGGTCAATCCGTTCATATATTGCTTGAGTAGCGGGCAGTTCAGAACAGCAgttaagaaaatatttaacaatacaataGAACACGTGAACATTGTAATGTGCGGTGGTGTGCGAAATAATGCATGTTGTGTAAAAAATGGAAATGGTAAAAGTATTGTGGCAAATTAAGTTTTAAATAACCATGGTTGTGTTTTGTATttagtattttgtgtttgtattattataattatgagtacgcgtttatttatttatttgttcattcGATTTGTACTTACAGTGGTGTTTGTGGAATAATaagtgttaaaaataaaatgataacagTAGTGCGCCTGCTTTGGTAAAACATTAAACTGTTGATTTGTCTTAGCCATgactgttttgtttgtatttttgttaatatgAGTACACGTATATTAATTTGTATGTTCATCTATTTTGTTCTTTCGtccatatattttgtttaaataaatccaTTTAAGGTCGATCGATTCGAAAGCCTAAGCCTAAGGAAACGAATCagtctcgagtccgtttcctgggtagaactagaACTTGGTAAAAAAAAGAGTCGTACACAGTGTTTCATACAAGATAAAGTGGAAAATAATAATAGTGTATATATTTTGACGGAGCAGTCGGGATAATTCATTCAAATACAGAACGTACATGCtttttttcggattttttttttcaatcttctATGAATTGGACGTTGAAATTCAATCACGGGCCAGTAAAATCCAATACGTtgtgcacatattttgttttgaatattaatGCGTGTATCAGATGGGTTTGTTTGAGCCATGAATAAATAATTGCATTATCAGTGTTTATGAttattaacaatttaattccCAGTTCGTTgttctatatattaatttattcttTACTGATGatagtttgtgttttatttaattaaatacacgAATATTTCTATACAAATTTTCCTTGGAAAAGTGTTCCGACATTCGACTTACAACGCTATTCAACGTTAAGTTAGTtcaattttacatttttgttgtaggCCCCTTTCATTAATATCCTTCGCCTTCTACGTAGTTCTCTTATATGATCAAACACgtcttaatgccgagctaagcctttatttgtcagtcagcattccgctgaaacatgactggcatgtatgtgccccgacccgggatcgaacccgagACCTCTGGATTTcagcaagcgccttatccactgagctatggAGGCACATATATAAAGCTTAGAAAGTCTTCCTATAAGTAGTGTACGCTCTTACTTCAATAAGATCAGATAAGAAACATCACGGAATCATGATTTCTCTGTGTTTCATTAGATTTCACAGTAGAAGCATTTATAGTCGGTGAGACTATTTCATTTTACATCTAACAGCAGTCGAACAAGTCAGCGAAAAATGTCTTCGGGTtcaataagatttaaaaaaaactcattatCGATTATAAAACAAGTTAATGCATAATAAATTAAGTCAGTATTAACCTATTGTTTTAGaaattcattttcatgttcatGCTTATCGTCGTTTTTTACAATCTTACAGAATGTATTAAATACAACATTTAGATTTAGTCAAATATGCAATCATGAGAAAAACCTTAATTTCAGCATATACTGCGCTGTTCaagacatattattaaaattgcatTCAACAAGTTAAAGAGCACCAATAATGGAAACGTTTGTATCCTAAAGTGATTGGACTATCACCTCCACGACAGTGAGCTGTTCATGTTATAAAACTAACAATAACATAACTAAACTGTAGTGAGAAGTGTTAAAATTCTCGATTCAAAAACCCCAAAACCCGTAGGAATCAAAAGTTACTTATTTCATCAATGTCTTTGTTTTGCGCGTTTTACAATGATACATTAaaaaatcattatcattatttattttgtatcacTTCAATATATGGTGTTATGTAACTTGCTGAAATCGCAAAAAAAATGTTGGTGCCAGAAGTAACCCCTGCTGCGGACGGACATTGATGTGCTGATACCagaaaaaacaaactttaataaCTTTTTGCAGTTGATCATCTCTTTTTACACATTGATGGTTATTTCCTAATTTTTGCATTCAAAGctatacatttgcattttttaagacaAATGAACTCATATACTTAAGAAATAAGCAAATTTCTGACTCCTAGAGATTTTTGCGACTTTTGAATGTACGGGTCGACCCACTAAAACACCAATGAATTAAAGTATGTGCTGTACAATATCATGACAAGAACATGGTTGTGGAGATGAGAGAGCTATAGGTTTATAGGAAATATCATTTCATATTCAGAATTGCCATTCTGTTCTATGCGCGGTACGTTATAACTTTTGGCGAGTGAATTTAGTAAGAACTTAAACTTTATATATTTCGAGAAAAGTAAAATCCGTGCTGATAGATAAGCAAGTATCGACCTATGCCGAAATTAATTTACTGTTAAATTACACAGGTTTTCAACATCGGATTTGAGCTTTACATGTTATACGttttatagcaaacaatatactTACAGTGACAAAGTGCTTTGTAtagcttaattatttttttattaaaagcacAAGGAACTCGAGAACCTAACCACCAAGTAAACGAACAAACATGATTTTATCGCGCCATACCGCAAAAATGCACAAATAAACAGAACATGTTCTCAAGAAAGGACATTTACTTATATCTAAATACAGCAATGCTATATGCTGTGCGACACTATACTAAAACttgtttgattaaaatataatacGTGTGGTATATTGAGATAATAAAATCATATCTGCAAACGATTATAGTCATGCATATTCTGAGATTATTCACAATTAGTAATGTGAGTATTCTATTCtgttttatacattatatcaTATGTACACCTGAGAGAAGGAATCAGTTTAGAAAAGAACATGAAAACTTTTGATTGTGTGAGAGAATCAAACGAAGTTGGAGCTGGTTTCGAGCACTTTTGATACCGTAACGGCGTTGTTTTCATTCTTTCATGGCAGTCTCTGAATTGTTAGATGCATTCTACGTCGAGCATCTaaactttattattaattatccattTGATTATCAGAATGGAGGTTTGTAAACAAACTGGCAATTAATAAAAGTAACACGTTGCTTTAACCGTTTCGGTCGCATTCGCATAAAGGCAATACCGTTTTTATTCTAATATTAATGAACGTGTGATCATCGTTTTTACCTTTTCATTTCCTTAATTTCGGGCGTTGGCGAAAACCAACCGGTCTCCTATAATGAAACCAGCTAACTTTTACGTAGTCGGCTTTATCAAGTGCGAGTATCGAATCTTTGACATTCAAGCGACCTCCAAATTCACAAGGTCATGGGATTCCGGAAGTATCTGgtaatgatgttgtttttttttttgttgctaATGGATATGTTGCTCTTGGATATAATATACGCGGGTACGTTGTAATTAGCAAAATCTCAAAATCTTCAGAAGATTTCATCGTTCTAATTGTTATTGGTAACAATGTATCGAAGTTACAACATTGCGATTATGTGAATTGCCAACAAAAAAGAGAGAGAAGGCAACGTTTTTATcgatcttttttatacatgtattcgtATTTTTATCAACATATCTCCGCATTATAGGGTTTCTTATGGGAAATCCACCAAACGCAGTGAGAAAGTAATAATTTCTAAAGGCATGCAAATGAAGGCTCTCAGTGAAGATTCTAGAAACTGATAACGATGCTGAGTAAATAATAAATTTTTAAGCCATCCACTTCGACTTATTGACACTGGCAAATTAACATATAAGTGTAGGCCCATAATGTTAGGCCATTCACATTTTAGCATATGTTAAGCGTCTTCATGATTTACCGAAATTAACCAACCAAAACAAATAACGACGGGCTGATAAGTTATTGCGAAATCAATTGTTGACTTGAAAACTTATAATGTATTCTTTATGCAATTAATTCTCATATATGGTATTACAAACGTatggtatataaatattacacgaatgacagggtgacagtaaatttgtcaacttgaggaaataatgtcaaccgaggcgaagccaaggttgacagtatttttccgaaagttgacaaatttactgtcaccctgtcagacatgtaatattaattttattataccgaataaactattcaaacatgaacaatttatatgaaccatgaacaattttaatattcaataatttaatttaacttcagcaatgaacaaccattaatatgttgagtggttcagatttacgggcagaacaaaatgaacttcgctttattcggcaccgacctagtaatcaatttatcccatcaattttcttagtcgtcaattatttctttaaaaatatattacagaaccagctttcagtatttttttttcatcacttgattacgcaatttatgacgtactcgtgtgacgtcatttcggtgacgaaacattttgggacaacaatatggacgtggtggttttttttaacagtaaaatatttgtttaaagcatcaaacgaatccaaaacgtattccGGAtcgtgtgtttgtcatgcataacaccttaagaacagacactgctgtatatcgttgtaactttattgttattagcattggattaaagtagccattgaggtaagcgtgtcgtttatactaaattgattttttttatgactcccgtcaaagcttaaataatgacATAAATCTATTCTACaacacagtttcagctgcaatcgatattttaattatccaaatacaacgaaAGGcgaaactgcgtactgcgcatgcgcgaatggcacagtaat carries:
- the LOC127869975 gene encoding growth hormone secretagogue receptor type 1-like translates to MSVLLPSFVYISVLIVAGIPGNVISLLVYGLHLTKVTGRYALITLAVCDIVNCVLSIPVELYIITEYWTFANASLCKMSRFMTYAMNNSSGLILLMIAIERYRAICLPHKTKIQDWFIQKMCVSLVIAGTFLALPALIIYGIQTDVAHTVDADDHIELLKSDVHTRSLGNFTMTSTNVDYVITKRCLIDDAWRGTAFAYSHFAFVSIASVLVLLILIVLYAQIGPPLALSTLAITGNRIFDRCTSEMPERYTHNSSPAADAIRAEESSRVICRLELDIL